TTGTACAAAGCGTAAATGCCAGCTGCGGTTGCACCGTTCCTTCAAAACCAGAAGAACCTGTAATGCCCGGAGCCGAAGCTTCTGTAAAAGCAGTGTTTGATAGCCAGGGACGCAGTGGAGTAAATCATAAAACCATTACTGTCGTTACCAATACTGTAGGCACTCAAAGCCATGTGTTGGAGTTTAATGTAGAAGTGATTGGCAGCACAGAAGGACCTAAGGCCAGTACGCCGCAGCCGGTGAAGCCTGGTATTTAAAT
The Phnomibacter ginsenosidimutans genome window above contains:
- a CDS encoding DUF1573 domain-containing protein; translation: MNMKIILLAALSVSFVACLSEADTKVPAEGGIDRATVLNDSANYTSIQWLDSIQDMGKIREGQKLEVTFRMKNTGTKPLIVQSVNASCGCTVPSKPEEPVMPGAEASVKAVFDSQGRSGVNHKTITVVTNTVGTQSHVLEFNVEVIGSTEGPKASTPQPVKPGI